GACCCCGAAGCCATAAAACGGCAACGTGGATTCAAAGGACATGACAAAGAAGCCTTCATGCACCTCATACGAGAAATGAATGTCCAAGAACCCGTTGAAGAACTGCTTGCCATGCTGACCAAATGATTTACCAATTCGACACCAACATCGTCGTCCACTATCTGCGCGAATCGGAAGTGATGTACCGCGTCGAGCAGATGTTCGACCCTTTCAATCCTGCCAATGAAATTTGGATTTGCGTGGTTTCGCTCGGCGAATTAAAGTCTATGGCCATTCAAGCCAAGTGGGGCGCAAAAAGACTGCGACAGTTAGAGACCCTGTTGGATATTCTCAACCCGATTGACGCAGAAGACATTCTCGACCGCTATGCCGAAATAGACGCTTTCAGTCAGAACAAATTGCCCACCCAACCACTCAGTCTCACAGCTCGCAACATGGGCAAAAACGACTTGTGGATTGCTGCCACCGCTTCCATACTTGACGCCCAATTACTCACTACCGATTTTGATTTCGACCATTTGAACGGCGTGTTTCTGAATGTTGGAAAAGTGTGAACAGAGTCTTGGCAAACGACGCAAGAAAATTTTCCCAAAATCAGGTTTTCGTTTACGAGCGAGGGGTAGGTTTGTTTGACAGGATTTACATGATTTTTACAAGTCGTTTTTCCTGTGAATCATGTAAATCCTGTCAAAAACTCAATCACATATTCACGAACACCTCGTAGGAATATGTCCATTTGCGCTCCTCGCCGGGTTTGAGTTCGACGACCCATTCGAGGTTGTACGAAGGATTCACCCGAAGCGTCGCCTGCTCTTGTTTGAGCGTCCATTTTTGCTCGGATTTCAATGGCGTGC
This genomic interval from Saprospiraceae bacterium contains the following:
- a CDS encoding PIN domain-containing protein translates to MIYQFDTNIVVHYLRESEVMYRVEQMFDPFNPANEIWICVVSLGELKSMAIQAKWGAKRLRQLETLLDILNPIDAEDILDRYAEIDAFSQNKLPTQPLSLTARNMGKNDLWIAATASILDAQLLTTDFDFDHLNGVFLNVGKV